Proteins from a single region of Candidatus Afararchaeum irisae:
- a CDS encoding universal stress protein: MKILVPVRYPLGENSISTLKRAVEIADERDASLIVLHIDLFQDSKRVETSDLRREVESKMGKIDAHYSVREGFLVEESILQEAASRDTDMIVIGRTQTGRWRRALRRMIGNSPDIERFLRERLEAEIHVVS, translated from the coding sequence GTGAAAATACTAGTTCCGGTGCGTTACCCTCTTGGCGAAAACAGCATAAGTACCTTGAAGAGAGCCGTCGAGATAGCCGACGAGAGGGACGCGAGTCTCATAGTTCTCCACATAGACCTGTTTCAGGACTCGAAGAGAGTAGAAACCTCAGACCTCAGGCGGGAGGTCGAGTCGAAGATGGGTAAGATAGACGCTCACTACTCTGTGAGAGAGGGATTCCTCGTCGAGGAGTCGATACTTCAGGAAGCCGCGTCACGTGACACCGACATGATAGTTATAGGAAGGACACAGACGGGAAGGTGGAGACGTGCCCTCAGACGTATGATAGGAAACAGTCCCGACATAGAGAGATTCCTGCGTGAACGCCTCGAAGCCGAGATTCACGTCGTGTCGTGA